TCATGTTTGGCATTTTGTATATCATTAATATCGCTTTCTGTAAGCTTAATAAGCTTTTCAAGAATAGAATTTGCCGTGTCTAAGTATTGTTTAATCATAAATTTCTCCCTTAATTAAATTTGCTCAAAAAAGGGAGAAGGGATTTAGAGTAAAGAATCCGCAACTGCAGTAGCTGTAGCACTTAAATCAATTTTATAAGTTCCATTTTTAATCTGCTCTGCAATTTTAGAAACCCTACTATCGCTTTCCATTTTTTGAGTTTCATTAGTTTTTGTTTGTTTGTTTTTACTGTCTGCATTATTCACCGCAATGCCTGTCGCATAGCCTTGTTT
This genomic interval from Campylobacter sp. CCS1377 contains the following:
- a CDS encoding flagellar biosynthesis anti-sigma factor FlgM, which codes for MINPIKQGYATGIAVNNADSKNKQTKTNETQKMESDSRVSKIAEQIKNGTYKIDLSATATAVADSLL